The Castanea sativa cultivar Marrone di Chiusa Pesio chromosome 11, ASM4071231v1 genome contains a region encoding:
- the LOC142615617 gene encoding arabinogalactan protein 41-like gives MAVCFGSSSSSGGVIGVVLIFALLFAIVVEAHSPAPAPAPAPTSDGTSIDQGIAYVLMLLALVLTYLIHPLDASSYGF, from the exons ATGGCAGTGTGTTTTGGTTCTTCATCATCAAGTGGTGGTGTTATTGGGGTAGTGCTCATTTTTGCTCTACTATTTGCCATTGTGGTTGAGGCTCATTCTCCAGCTCCAGCTCCAGCTCCTGCTCCCACCAGCGATg GTACTTCAATTGACCAAGGGATTGCATACGTGCTGATGCTTCTGGCGCTGGTGCTCACATACCTCATCCATCCTCTTGATGCCTCTTCCTACGGCTTCTAG
- the LOC142615615 gene encoding tubulin gamma-1 chain → MPREIITLQVGQCGNQIGMEFWKQLCLEHGISKDGILEDFATQGGDRKDVFFYQADDQHYIPRALLIDLEPRVINGIQNSEYRNLYNHENIFVSDHGGGAGNNWASGYHQGKGVEEDIMDMIDREADGSDSLEGFVLCHSIAGGTGSGMGSYLLETLNDRYSKKLVQTYSVFPNQMETSDVVVQPYNSLLTLKRLTLNADCVVVLDNTALNRIAVERLHLSNPTFAQTNSLVSTVMSASTTTLRYPGYMNNDLVGLLASLIPTPRCHFLMTGYTPLTVERQANVIRKTTVLDVMRRLLQTKNIMVSSYARTKEASQAKYISILNIIQGEVDPTQVHESLQRIRERKLVNFIEWGPASIQVALSRKSPYVQTAHRVSGLMLASHTSIRHLFSKCLSQYEKLRKKQAFLDNYRKFPMFADNDLSEFDESRDIIESLVDEYKACESPDYIKWGMEDPDHILTGEGNASGTVDPN, encoded by the exons ATGCCTCGGGAGATCATCACGCTCCAGGTGGGACAATGTGGGAACCAGATCGGGATGGAGTTCTGGAAGCAGCTCTGCCTCGAACATGGCATCAGCAAGGATGGCATTCTCGAAGATTTCGCTACTCAG GGAGGTGACAGGAAAGATGTGTTTTTCTATCAAGCTGATGATCAGCACTACATCCCACGAGCATTGCTGATCGACCTTGAGCCTAGAGTGATTAATGGCATCCAGAATAGTGAATATCGAAATCTCTACAATCATGAGAATATCTTTGTTTCAGATCATGGAGGTGGTGCAGGAAATAATTGGGCCAGTGGTTATCATCAG GGTAAGGGTGTTGAAGAGGATATAATGGACATGATTGATAGAGAAGCAGATGGAAGTGATAGTCTTGAGGGTTTTGTTTTATGCCACTCTATTGCTGGAGGAACAGGCTCAG GTATGGGTTCATATCTGTTGGAAACTCTAAATGATCGCTACAGCAAAAAACTGGTTCAGACATATAGTGTGTTTCCAAACCAGATGGAGACGAGTGATGTGGTGGTCCAGCCCTACAACTCACTTTTGACACTTAAGCGACTTACATTAAATGCTGATTGCGTTGTTGTTCTTGATAACACTGCATTGAATAGAATTGCTGTGGAACGTCTTCATTTATCAAATCCTACATTTGCTCAAACAAATTCTCTGGTCTCCACTGTAATGTCTGCCAGTACAACCACTCTACGATATCCAGGTTACATGAACAATGACTTGGTTGGCCTTCTTGCTTCTTTAATTCCTACCCCAAGATGCCATTTTCTAATGACGGGATATACACCCCTCACAGTGGAGCGCCAG GCTAATGTGATTCGTAAAACCACTGTACTTGATGTCATGAGAAGACTTCTGCAG ACAAAGAATATTATGGTTTCCTCATATGCTCGAACAAAAGAAGCTAGTCAAGCAAAGTATATATCAATATTGAATATCATCCAAGGGGAAGTGGACCCTACTCAG GTTCACGAAAGTTTGCAGAGGATACGTGAAAGAAAGCTTGTTAACTTTATTGAGTGGGGCCCTGCAAGCATTCAG GTTGCTCTGTCTAGAAAGTCCCCATATGTTCAAACTGCTCATAGG GTCAGTGGTCTTATGTTAGCAAGCCATACTAGCATCCGGCACCTTTTCAGCAAGTGTTTGAGTCAGTATGAGAAGTTGAGAAAGAAGCAAGCTTTTCTTGACAATTACCGGAAGTTCCCAATGTTCGCT GACAATGACCTTTCAGAATTTGATGAATCAAGAGACATAATTGAGAGTTTGGTTGATGAATACAAGGCCTGTGAGTCCCCAGATTACATAAAATGGGGAATGGAG GACCCGGACCACATTCTAACTGGAGAAGGCAATGCTTCTGGAACTGTGGATCCAAATTAG